Proteins encoded by one window of Blautia luti:
- the rpsA gene encoding 30S ribosomal protein S1, with translation MSELSFEQMLEDSVKTIRNGEIVQGTVIDVKEDEIILNIGYKADGIITKNEYSNDSSLVLTDAVHVGDTMEAKVLKVNDGEGQVTLTYKRLAAEKGNKRLEEAFENQEVLKAPVTQVLDGGLCVNVDEARVFIPASLVSDTYEKDLSKYADQEIEFVITEFNPRRRRIIGNRKQLLLAEKAEKQKELMEKIHVGDTVEGTVKNVTDFGAFIDLGGADGLLHISEMSWGRVENPKKVFNVGDKVKVLIKEINGDKIALSLKFPEENPWLTAAEDFAVGNVVKGKVARMTDFGAFVELAPGVDALLHVSQISREHVAKPADVLSIGQEIEAKVVDFNGEDKKISLSMKALEAPAAEESTEE, from the coding sequence ATGTCAGAATTAAGTTTTGAACAGATGCTGGAAGATTCCGTAAAAACTATCAGAAATGGAGAGATTGTACAGGGTACTGTCATCGATGTAAAAGAAGATGAGATTATTCTGAATATCGGTTATAAAGCAGACGGTATTATCACAAAGAACGAATACTCTAACGATTCAAGCCTTGTACTTACAGATGCTGTTCACGTTGGCGACACAATGGAAGCAAAAGTTCTCAAAGTAAACGATGGTGAAGGTCAGGTTACTCTTACTTATAAGAGACTGGCAGCAGAGAAAGGCAATAAACGTCTTGAAGAAGCATTTGAGAATCAGGAAGTATTAAAAGCTCCTGTAACTCAGGTACTTGACGGCGGACTTTGTGTAAACGTAGACGAAGCAAGAGTATTCATTCCTGCAAGCCTCGTTTCCGACACATATGAGAAAGACCTTTCCAAGTATGCAGATCAGGAAATCGAATTCGTGATCACAGAATTCAACCCAAGAAGACGCCGTATCATCGGTAACCGTAAACAGCTTCTTCTTGCAGAGAAAGCAGAGAAACAGAAAGAATTAATGGAGAAAATCCATGTTGGCGATACAGTTGAAGGAACTGTTAAGAACGTTACAGATTTCGGTGCATTCATCGATTTGGGCGGAGCAGACGGACTTCTTCACATCTCTGAAATGTCCTGGGGCAGAGTAGAGAACCCGAAGAAAGTATTCAACGTTGGTGATAAAGTTAAAGTTCTCATTAAAGAGATCAACGGAGACAAAATCGCACTTTCCCTTAAATTCCCGGAAGAGAATCCATGGCTCACAGCAGCTGAGGATTTCGCTGTAGGAAACGTAGTAAAAGGTAAAGTTGCACGTATGACAGACTTTGGCGCATTCGTAGAACTTGCACCTGGCGTAGATGCACTTCTTCACGTATCCCAGATTTCCAGAGAGCACGTTGCGAAACCAGCAGACGTACTTTCTATCGGACAGGAAATCGAAGCTAAAGTTGTAGACTTCAACGGCGAAGACAAGAAGATCAGCCTGAGCATGAAAGCTCTTGAGGCACCGGCTGCTGAGGAAAGCACTGAAGAATAA
- a CDS encoding class I SAM-dependent methyltransferase, whose translation MSNKVTVYIGKGGQREMAEAFARRTGAPVLERPGEELTVVFDSKGVSLTGYGLTYQGDFENMLHRVTNGRLQHEMLVRAAKAEGENLKAIDATAGMGEDAFLLAAYGYEVTLYEQNPVIAALLKDALRRAKKHMVLKEIAGRMQLVEGDSVECLSRLMDPVDLIYLDPMFPARQKSGLINKKLQLIQKLEPPCSAETDLFDAAIKVNPSKIIVKRPLKSVHLAGREPSYILKGKAIRYDCYVI comes from the coding sequence ATGAGTAATAAAGTAACCGTCTACATAGGAAAAGGCGGGCAGAGAGAAATGGCGGAGGCTTTTGCCAGAAGGACGGGGGCGCCTGTGCTGGAGAGACCGGGGGAGGAGCTGACGGTTGTATTTGATTCGAAAGGGGTGTCCTTGACTGGATATGGGCTGACATATCAGGGGGATTTCGAGAATATGCTTCATAGAGTCACCAATGGAAGGCTTCAGCATGAAATGCTGGTCCGGGCGGCGAAAGCAGAGGGAGAAAATCTGAAAGCCATTGATGCCACTGCCGGTATGGGAGAAGATGCATTTCTTCTGGCAGCATATGGATATGAGGTGACTTTGTATGAACAGAATCCCGTGATTGCTGCTCTGTTAAAGGATGCACTTCGTCGTGCGAAGAAACATATGGTACTGAAAGAGATTGCAGGCAGGATGCAGCTGGTGGAGGGAGACAGTGTAGAATGTCTGTCCAGACTGATGGATCCGGTGGATCTGATTTATCTGGATCCCATGTTTCCTGCCAGGCAAAAATCAGGATTGATCAATAAGAAACTTCAGCTGATCCAGAAACTGGAACCGCCGTGTTCTGCGGAAACGGATCTTTTTGATGCAGCTATAAAAGTGAATCCATCGAAGATCATTGTGAAGCGTCCACTTAAGAGCGTGCATCTGGCAGGGAGAGAGCCTTCTTATATATTGAAGGGGAAGGCGATAAGATATGACTGCTATGTTATATAA
- a CDS encoding ribonuclease H-like domain-containing protein, with protein MIVKKMPILQGFPDFETVKFFTGKSFQKYNFSPVFYDIETTGLSRKSTLLYLIGAVGIEDKTWYFHQWMAESDKEEETILRIFSQFLKQYDLLISYNGERFDQPYLEARYEKYGLPSPFSGKISLDLFLTLKPLKTLLKLPAMKQPCLEEFLGIKNRIYDNGKECIQLYKDFLKKRDAVMAEEILGHNLEDVLGLGRIFEMLGYLCIYDSKYEVTYAEFDDENLILELTLPRRLPQKFSNGNEQFYLTGEEEKIKFIIKTTDGRLKQYYSNPKDYYYLPEEDTVIPKVLGSGIDKKHRKAATKDTCYTWFACSDIFLSDPLKQKQYLEHALPYLLKTLK; from the coding sequence ATGATTGTTAAAAAAATGCCCATTTTACAAGGGTTTCCAGACTTTGAGACTGTTAAATTTTTCACTGGTAAATCCTTCCAAAAATACAATTTTTCACCCGTTTTTTATGACATAGAAACCACCGGATTGTCCCGAAAATCCACATTATTGTACCTTATCGGAGCAGTTGGAATTGAAGATAAAACTTGGTATTTTCACCAGTGGATGGCCGAAAGTGACAAAGAAGAAGAAACAATTCTGAGAATTTTTTCACAATTTCTGAAACAGTACGATTTATTAATTTCTTACAACGGAGAACGGTTTGATCAGCCTTATCTGGAGGCCAGATATGAGAAATATGGGCTGCCCTCCCCCTTCAGCGGAAAAATTTCGCTGGATCTGTTTCTGACATTGAAACCTTTGAAGACACTTCTGAAACTGCCCGCTATGAAACAGCCATGCCTGGAAGAGTTTCTTGGAATCAAAAACAGAATTTATGACAATGGAAAAGAATGTATTCAGCTTTATAAAGATTTTCTGAAAAAGCGAGATGCCGTTATGGCAGAAGAAATTCTCGGACACAACCTGGAAGACGTGCTGGGACTTGGAAGAATTTTTGAAATGCTGGGATATCTGTGCATTTATGATTCGAAATACGAAGTTACATATGCAGAATTTGACGATGAAAATCTGATTCTGGAATTAACCCTCCCACGCAGACTTCCACAGAAATTTTCCAATGGAAATGAACAGTTCTATCTTACAGGCGAAGAAGAAAAAATAAAATTTATTATCAAAACAACCGACGGCAGACTGAAGCAATATTACTCCAATCCCAAAGATTACTACTATCTCCCTGAAGAAGACACTGTCATTCCAAAAGTCCTGGGATCCGGAATCGATAAGAAACACCGGAAGGCAGCAACCAAAGATACCTGCTACACCTGGTTTGCATGCTCCGATATTTTCCTGAGCGATCCGTTGAAACAGAAACAATATCTGGAACATGCACTTCCTTATTTGTTGAAAACATTAAAATAA
- a CDS encoding putative ABC transporter permease, whose amino-acid sequence MWDLSVLGIDFYHLINWFIIYSFFGWVWETCYVSVKSGKYVNRGFINGPFCTIYGCGAVSVYAILRPVSGNLLWLYVGGVVVATALEYVTAVLMESIFHTSWWDYSDNKFNFQGRICLGASLGWGFFTVLLFKVLHPIVEYIVALYPVFIGEIGVCVIGIGYVVDFSFSVAAAFHIHEKLPIIEAAMEQAKDEMLVRMHEKVASVGFAREATLESVKERLEDVEVLKEMEQKRAAIAAEFSAELQKKKEAMAAKVGYNMQRFVKAYPNLNRGYKLHNLKKLRNRKEK is encoded by the coding sequence ATGTGGGATTTATCTGTTTTGGGAATTGATTTTTATCATCTCATTAATTGGTTCATCATATACAGTTTCTTCGGCTGGGTATGGGAGACCTGTTACGTGTCTGTAAAGAGTGGGAAATATGTAAACCGTGGCTTTATCAACGGACCGTTCTGCACCATATACGGATGCGGGGCAGTATCTGTCTACGCAATCCTGAGACCTGTCAGTGGAAATCTGTTGTGGCTGTATGTTGGCGGTGTTGTTGTGGCGACTGCACTGGAATATGTAACTGCAGTATTGATGGAGTCGATTTTTCATACGTCCTGGTGGGATTACAGTGATAATAAGTTTAACTTCCAGGGCCGTATCTGTCTGGGAGCTTCCCTTGGATGGGGCTTCTTTACAGTTCTTCTGTTTAAGGTGCTTCACCCGATTGTAGAGTATATCGTTGCATTATATCCGGTTTTCATCGGGGAGATCGGGGTATGTGTGATAGGAATCGGCTATGTTGTGGACTTTAGTTTCTCAGTAGCAGCAGCTTTCCATATTCACGAGAAACTGCCGATCATCGAGGCAGCTATGGAGCAGGCAAAGGACGAAATGCTTGTCAGGATGCACGAGAAAGTTGCCAGTGTTGGATTTGCCAGGGAAGCTACTCTTGAGAGTGTAAAGGAACGCCTGGAGGATGTAGAAGTTCTTAAGGAAATGGAGCAGAAGCGTGCAGCGATCGCAGCAGAATTCAGTGCAGAACTTCAGAAGAAGAAGGAAGCCATGGCAGCGAAGGTCGGATACAATATGCAGCGTTTCGTAAAAGCATATCCAAACCTGAACCGCGGATATAAATTACATAATCTGAAGAAACTCAGAAACAGAAAAGAAAAATAA
- the rsxC gene encoding electron transport complex subunit RsxC: MGILTFKGGVHPYDGKELSKNSPVVKYLPKGDMVYPLSQHIGAPAAPVVQKGDHVLAGQKIADAAGFVSSPIHASVSGTVKGIEPRLTATGSMVNSIIIENDQKYENVEYTPARLEDLSKEDILARIKEGGVVGMGGAGFPTQIKLAPKEPDKIDHILVNGAECEPYLTSDYRRMLDDSEKLIEGLRVMLKLFDNAKGYICIEDNKPDCIAKLKEMVKDIPRIEVAELMTKYPQGGERFLIKAVTDREINSTMLPADAGCVVDNVDTVIAVYEAVILGKPVMDRIVTVTGQGIKNPQNFDVLSGTDMAELIEAAGGLTDNVSKVISGGPMMGFAMYDTHVPCIKTSSACLCLEKDDVADAEQTACINCGRCVGVCPGHIIPARLATFAEHGDMESFQKFDGMECCECGCCSYICPAKRPLTQMIKSMRKMVLASRKKK, from the coding sequence ATGGGAATTTTAACCTTTAAGGGTGGTGTTCATCCTTATGACGGAAAAGAATTATCCAAAAACAGTCCGGTAGTGAAATATCTGCCTAAGGGAGATATGGTATATCCTCTTTCGCAGCACATCGGTGCACCGGCTGCACCGGTAGTTCAGAAAGGAGATCATGTGCTTGCAGGCCAGAAAATCGCAGATGCTGCAGGCTTTGTTTCATCACCGATCCACGCGTCTGTTTCCGGTACGGTAAAGGGAATCGAGCCGCGTCTGACAGCAACAGGATCTATGGTCAATTCCATTATCATTGAAAATGACCAGAAATATGAGAACGTAGAGTACACTCCGGCAAGACTGGAGGATCTTTCAAAAGAAGACATTCTGGCAAGAATTAAAGAAGGTGGAGTTGTGGGAATGGGCGGTGCCGGATTCCCGACACAGATAAAACTTGCTCCGAAGGAACCTGACAAGATCGATCATATTCTTGTAAACGGTGCTGAGTGTGAACCATATCTTACCAGCGACTACAGAAGAATGCTGGATGACTCTGAGAAACTTATCGAGGGCTTACGTGTTATGCTGAAGCTTTTTGACAATGCAAAGGGATATATCTGTATTGAGGATAACAAGCCTGACTGTATTGCAAAGCTGAAAGAAATGGTGAAAGATATTCCGCGTATTGAAGTTGCAGAGCTGATGACCAAGTACCCACAGGGTGGTGAGCGTTTCCTGATCAAGGCTGTTACAGACAGAGAGATCAACTCAACCATGCTTCCGGCAGATGCAGGATGTGTTGTTGATAACGTAGATACTGTAATTGCTGTTTATGAAGCCGTTATCCTTGGAAAACCTGTTATGGATCGTATTGTAACAGTAACAGGACAGGGAATTAAGAATCCGCAGAACTTTGATGTTCTTTCAGGAACAGATATGGCAGAGCTGATCGAAGCTGCCGGCGGACTGACAGACAATGTATCAAAAGTAATTTCCGGTGGTCCTATGATGGGATTCGCTATGTACGATACTCATGTACCATGTATCAAGACAAGTTCCGCCTGTCTCTGTCTGGAGAAGGATGACGTGGCAGACGCAGAGCAGACCGCATGCATTAACTGCGGCAGATGCGTAGGAGTCTGTCCCGGTCATATCATTCCTGCAAGACTTGCAACATTTGCAGAGCATGGTGATATGGAAAGCTTCCAGAAGTTTGACGGTATGGAATGCTGTGAATGCGGCTGCTGCAGTTATATCTGCCCGGCGAAGCGTCCGCTGACCCAGATGATCAAATCTATGCGTAAGATGGTTCTGGCAAGCCGTAAGAAAAAGTAA